Part of the Pseudomonas chlororaphis genome, CCAAGGCCCATTTCACCGGAATCGGGTTGGCCTCGATGAACAGGTCCTTGTGCAGCGGCATCAGTTTTTCGTTGATGGCCCGGGCGGTCTCGGCGTCGCCCTTGAGCGCGGCCTCGCACAGGTCGGCCATTTCGCGCGGGGCGACGTTGGCAGTCACGGAAATGTTGCCCTTGCCACCCAGCAGGATCAGCTCGACGGCGGTCGGGTCGTCACCGGACAGCACGAGGAAATCCTCGCTCACGCCATCGAGAATCGCCTTGGCGCGCTTCATGTCGCCCGTGGCTTCCTTGATGCCGATGATGTTCGGCACGGTGGACAGGCGGATCACCGTCTCGGCCTGCATGTCGCAGGAGGTGCGGCCGGGAACGTTATAGAGGATCTGCGGGATGTCGACGGCTTCGGCAATGTGCTTGAAGTGCTGGTACAGGCCTTCCTGGGTCGGCTTGTTGTAGTACGGGACAACCAGCAGGCAGGCATCGGCGCCGGCTTCCTTGGCATTGCGGGTCAGTTCGACGGCTTCGCGGGTGGAGTTGGCGCCGGTGCCGGCGATGACCGGGATGCGGCCATTGACCTGCTTGACCACGGCCCGGATGACTTCAATGTGTTCGTTGACGTCGAGGGTGGCCGACTCGCCGGTGGTGCCGACGGCGACAATGGCATGGGTGCCGTTTTCAAGGTGGAAGTCCACGAGTTTGCTGAGGCTGGCCCAGTCAAGATGCCCTTGTGCATCCATGGGTGTGACCAGTGCCACCATACTGCCCGCAATCATGAAACCGCTCCTGCCGGAAAAAGAGAGCGGTAATGGTACTGGCGCCAAGATGCTTGTACAAGCGAACTACCATTCCCCTTGGCGATGGTTTTCGCTACCCTTCAGGCTTTGATCGGTACCGATAAGCTCGTACGCCGGTTTCCAGCCTCCGTTTTCGTCGCCACAAGCCCCGATCCTGCGTTTGTCCCGGTCCGTTGCTGCCATCGCGGAACACGGCGCAACCC contains:
- a CDS encoding dihydrodipicolinate synthase, encoding MIAGSMVALVTPMDAQGHLDWASLSKLVDFHLENGTHAIVAVGTTGESATLDVNEHIEVIRAVVKQVNGRIPVIAGTGANSTREAVELTRNAKEAGADACLLVVPYYNKPTQEGLYQHFKHIAEAVDIPQILYNVPGRTSCDMQAETVIRLSTVPNIIGIKEATGDMKRAKAILDGVSEDFLVLSGDDPTAVELILLGGKGNISVTANVAPREMADLCEAALKGDAETARAINEKLMPLHKDLFIEANPIPVKWALVEMGLMHEGIRLPLTWLSNTCHEPLRQAMRQSGVLV